Proteins co-encoded in one Zymomonas mobilis subsp. mobilis ATCC 10988 genomic window:
- the dapD gene encoding 2,3,4,5-tetrahydropyridine-2,6-dicarboxylate N-succinyltransferase, protein MSDLIKIIDQAFEDRANITPATKGAVVEAVEEALSLLDSGKRRVAELGDNGEWVVNQWLKKAVLLSFRLTGNAPMNGGYDKVPLKFANWSEDQFKQAGFRAVPGAVVRRGAFISKGAVLMPSFVNIGAYVGENTMVDTWATVGSCAQIGANVHISGGAGIGGVLEPLQAGPVIIGDNAFIGARSEVAEGVTVGEGAVLSMGVFIGASTRIIDRATGEIHMGKVPPYAVVVPGSLPGKPLPDGRPGPSLYCAVIVKTADERTRSKTSINQLLREAQN, encoded by the coding sequence ATGTCTGATCTTATCAAGATTATTGATCAAGCCTTTGAAGACCGTGCCAATATTACGCCTGCGACCAAAGGTGCCGTTGTCGAAGCCGTTGAAGAGGCTCTGTCCTTATTGGATTCTGGTAAACGCCGCGTTGCCGAATTGGGCGATAATGGCGAATGGGTCGTCAATCAGTGGTTGAAAAAAGCCGTTCTTCTGTCTTTCCGTTTGACCGGCAATGCGCCGATGAATGGTGGTTATGATAAAGTCCCGCTGAAATTCGCTAACTGGAGCGAAGATCAGTTTAAACAGGCTGGTTTCCGTGCGGTTCCCGGGGCCGTTGTTCGTCGTGGCGCCTTTATTTCCAAGGGCGCTGTCCTGATGCCGAGCTTCGTAAATATCGGTGCTTATGTCGGCGAAAATACCATGGTTGATACATGGGCAACCGTTGGTTCATGCGCCCAGATCGGTGCGAATGTCCATATTTCTGGCGGTGCCGGTATCGGCGGTGTGCTTGAACCTTTACAGGCAGGCCCTGTCATCATTGGCGACAATGCCTTTATCGGGGCGCGTTCCGAAGTTGCCGAAGGCGTTACGGTCGGTGAAGGTGCCGTTCTGTCGATGGGTGTCTTTATCGGTGCGTCAACCCGTATTATTGATCGGGCAACTGGCGAAATCCATATGGGTAAGGTCCCGCCTTATGCTGTGGTTGTTCCGGGTAGCTTGCCTGGCAAGCCTTTGCCTGATGGTCGTCCGGGACCTTCGCTTTATTGCGCTGTTATTGTTAAAACAGCCGATGAACGCACCCGTTCAAAGACCAGCATCAATCAGCTTTTAAGAGAAGCCCAGAATTAA
- the gmk gene encoding guanylate kinase, whose product MPSANFRLARRGLLFVISSPSGAGKSTIARRILAEDDEIHLSVSVTTRPKRPGEVDGVDYHFVDVPTFKKMVAENQLLEWAHVFDNRYGTPRAPVEEMLHKGQDVLFDIDWQGAQQLWQQASGDTIRVYILPPSFEELERRLRGRGTDSEEVIQKRMARAASEISHWDGYDYVLINDDMDECVKQVKNILTVERIKRRRQIGLIGFTRKLLAPPED is encoded by the coding sequence ATGCCTTCAGCTAATTTTCGACTAGCCCGCCGTGGACTTCTTTTTGTTATATCCTCACCCTCAGGTGCAGGTAAGTCCACTATCGCCCGTAGAATACTGGCCGAAGATGATGAAATTCATCTGTCAGTTTCTGTTACAACGCGTCCCAAACGACCAGGGGAAGTTGACGGAGTAGATTATCATTTCGTCGATGTCCCGACTTTTAAAAAGATGGTCGCCGAGAACCAGCTTTTGGAATGGGCGCATGTTTTTGATAATCGCTATGGTACGCCCCGCGCCCCTGTTGAAGAAATGCTTCACAAAGGCCAAGATGTCCTCTTTGATATCGACTGGCAAGGCGCGCAACAGCTCTGGCAACAGGCCAGCGGCGATACGATACGCGTTTATATTCTTCCCCCTTCTTTTGAAGAACTGGAACGCCGGTTAAGAGGTCGGGGAACCGATTCCGAAGAAGTTATCCAAAAAAGAATGGCGCGCGCTGCAAGCGAGATAAGCCATTGGGATGGCTATGATTATGTTTTGATCAATGATGACATGGATGAATGTGTCAAACAGGTGAAAAACATTTTGACGGTCGAAAGAATTAAAAGACGCCGCCAAATCGGCCTTATTGGCTTTACCCGCAAATTATTGGCACCACCCGAAGATTAA
- a CDS encoding aminotransferase class V-fold PLP-dependent enzyme gives MSPSAGNNRVADFNHRADFPAIPENWSYLDSAATAQKPKAVIDAVYKAYAVDYATVHRGVYSRSADMTIAYEKARETVARFIGAKTPDEIVFVRGATEAINLVAQIWGAAHLKQGDRILISQLEHHSNIVPWQLLRDRMGFSIDVIPLDEEGQIDLDAAARMIRPEHKLLSLAHISNVLGSVLDVSKARKIADSVGAKLLIDGCQSAPHLPINVSELGCDFFVFSGHKLYAPTGIGVLWAKSDILDSMAPWQGGGAMIDQVTFEKTTYLDPPARFEAGTPHIVGTLGLAAAIEYLENIGMEEVARHEAALTKIARNRLKDIKGLRLFGADDSAAILSFSMDGIHPHDIGTILDEEGVAIRAGHHCAQPLMAHLNVPATARASFGLYNEEQDIERLAAGLSRVVSIFL, from the coding sequence ATGAGCCCGTCAGCAGGAAATAACAGAGTAGCGGATTTCAATCATCGCGCCGATTTTCCGGCTATTCCTGAAAACTGGTCTTATCTTGATAGTGCTGCCACGGCACAAAAACCGAAAGCGGTTATAGACGCGGTCTATAAAGCCTATGCGGTCGATTATGCGACGGTGCATCGCGGCGTTTATAGTCGTTCGGCGGATATGACGATTGCCTATGAAAAGGCGCGAGAAACGGTTGCGCGCTTTATCGGAGCCAAAACCCCTGATGAGATTGTTTTTGTTCGTGGTGCAACCGAAGCGATCAATTTGGTTGCCCAGATCTGGGGTGCTGCCCATTTAAAACAAGGCGACCGAATCCTTATCAGTCAATTGGAACATCACAGCAATATTGTGCCTTGGCAGCTTTTGCGTGACCGGATGGGTTTTTCCATCGATGTTATTCCTTTGGATGAAGAAGGCCAGATAGATCTGGATGCGGCTGCCCGAATGATCCGGCCGGAACATAAACTGCTTTCATTGGCTCATATATCCAATGTGCTGGGTTCGGTTCTGGATGTTTCGAAAGCCCGAAAAATTGCGGATAGTGTCGGAGCAAAATTATTGATTGATGGGTGTCAGTCAGCCCCTCATTTGCCTATCAATGTTTCTGAATTAGGATGCGATTTTTTCGTTTTTTCAGGCCACAAGCTCTATGCACCAACGGGTATCGGAGTTTTATGGGCTAAATCCGATATTTTGGACTCGATGGCACCTTGGCAGGGCGGTGGTGCGATGATCGATCAGGTCACTTTTGAAAAAACGACCTATCTTGATCCGCCTGCACGCTTTGAAGCTGGAACGCCGCATATTGTCGGGACTTTGGGGCTGGCCGCCGCCATTGAATATCTAGAAAATATCGGCATGGAAGAAGTTGCCCGTCACGAGGCTGCTTTAACTAAAATAGCGAGAAACCGCCTGAAAGATATCAAGGGATTGCGTCTTTTTGGTGCAGATGACAGCGCAGCAATCTTAAGTTTTTCTATGGACGGTATTCATCCTCACGATATCGGCACTATCTTGGATGAAGAGGGTGTCGCTATCCGCGCCGGTCACCATTGCGCTCAACCTCTGATGGCTCATTTGAATGTGCCAGCGACCGCAAGAGCCAGTTTTGGTCTTTATAATGAAGAGCAAGATATCGAGCGTTTGGCAGCCGGACTTTCAAGAGTAGTGAGTATTTTCTTATGA
- a CDS encoding pyrimidine 5'-nucleotidase, translating into MTSSLQHIENWIFDLDNTLYPPDADLFTHIDKRMAYYISVKLNLPLEKSQKLQQDYYLKYGASLVGLYRYHNIDPYDYLAYVHNIEMDSLSPDLTLRRSIENLPGRKWIFTNGDRPYAEQVLERRGLSGVFEGVFDIHSSQYRPKPDPSCYQRMLEEFQANGEKSLFVDDMACNLLPAKDQGMTTVWVNHGLKGQDGHITEGHEKIDYEIYDVGSWLKEITA; encoded by the coding sequence ATGACTTCTAGTTTGCAGCATATCGAAAACTGGATCTTTGACCTCGATAATACGCTCTATCCGCCGGATGCTGATCTTTTTACCCATATCGACAAGCGTATGGCCTATTATATTTCGGTGAAATTAAACCTGCCTCTGGAAAAATCCCAGAAACTACAGCAGGATTATTATCTAAAATATGGGGCTTCTTTGGTCGGTTTGTATCGGTATCACAATATCGACCCGTATGACTATTTGGCCTATGTCCACAATATCGAAATGGACAGTTTATCCCCCGACCTGACATTGAGACGATCTATTGAAAATTTGCCGGGACGCAAATGGATTTTTACAAATGGCGATCGACCTTATGCTGAACAGGTCTTAGAGCGCCGTGGATTGTCGGGTGTATTTGAAGGGGTATTCGACATCCATTCTTCGCAATATCGACCAAAGCCCGATCCTTCTTGTTATCAACGTATGTTGGAAGAATTTCAGGCCAATGGAGAAAAATCGCTCTTTGTCGATGATATGGCCTGTAACCTGTTGCCTGCGAAAGATCAGGGCATGACCACTGTTTGGGTCAATCATGGATTGAAAGGGCAGGATGGTCATATTACGGAAGGCCATGAAAAAATAGATTACGAAATTTATGATGTCGGTTCTTGGTTAAAAGAGATAACAGCGTAA
- a CDS encoding SufD family Fe-S cluster assembly protein, producing the protein MTTVEDSHKTKAALTLPSPHDEEWHWSRLNALEILAGEEHGQFPLPNPSSFWSGLTNPKLLFIDGVYQPEASHPGPVKIGAVEAKSQNPLGQMANGASGWTLEIEEDCAEPIEILYLGSGGAYHLPSSVRLAKNVSATLVETYAGQGWGNRFSYFDLGENAQLQRLSRLSCEGGFTSLIEEGRLGENAHLLTDWIGNKGADSRIDQRFDLTASGAELMSGGAFLAREKQRHDIMIITRHIAEGCRSRQKLRALADDESTVSLAVRTEVAASAQKSDGEQSLKGLLLSRNATINMKPELEIYADDVKCAHGAAVGELDPQALFYLESRGIDPEEAKDLLIQSFVMEAFISTPDSLLYSTWLHDTEHWAGEKE; encoded by the coding sequence ATGACGACTGTCGAAGACAGCCATAAGACAAAAGCTGCTCTGACATTACCTTCTCCGCATGACGAAGAATGGCATTGGTCGCGGTTGAATGCTTTGGAAATATTGGCAGGCGAAGAGCATGGCCAGTTTCCTTTGCCCAATCCGTCTTCTTTCTGGTCAGGTCTGACAAATCCTAAATTGCTGTTTATTGACGGGGTTTACCAGCCGGAAGCGAGCCATCCGGGGCCTGTTAAAATCGGAGCCGTGGAGGCAAAAAGCCAAAATCCTTTGGGTCAAATGGCTAATGGGGCAAGTGGCTGGACGCTCGAGATTGAAGAAGACTGCGCCGAGCCTATCGAGATTTTATATTTAGGCAGCGGCGGTGCTTACCATCTGCCTTCTTCTGTTCGTTTAGCCAAGAATGTTTCGGCAACTTTGGTCGAGACTTATGCTGGACAGGGTTGGGGCAACCGCTTTTCCTATTTCGATCTTGGTGAAAATGCTCAATTACAACGCTTATCGCGTTTATCTTGCGAAGGCGGCTTTACGTCTTTGATTGAAGAAGGTCGTTTGGGTGAAAACGCCCATTTGCTGACCGACTGGATCGGAAATAAAGGCGCGGATAGTCGGATAGACCAGCGTTTCGATTTAACCGCTTCCGGTGCTGAATTGATGAGCGGCGGCGCTTTTCTGGCAAGAGAAAAACAGCGGCATGATATCATGATTATCACCCGCCATATTGCCGAGGGATGTCGCAGCCGTCAGAAGTTAAGAGCCTTGGCCGATGATGAATCAACGGTCAGCTTGGCTGTTCGCACAGAGGTTGCCGCTTCTGCACAAAAAAGCGACGGGGAGCAGTCTTTGAAAGGCCTGCTTTTGTCCCGTAACGCAACGATTAATATGAAGCCGGAGCTGGAAATCTATGCCGATGATGTCAAATGCGCGCATGGGGCGGCTGTCGGTGAACTTGATCCGCAGGCGCTTTTCTATCTGGAATCCCGAGGTATTGACCCCGAAGAAGCCAAAGATTTGTTGATTCAATCTTTTGTGATGGAAGCCTTTATTTCGACTCCGGATAGTCTGCTCTATTCGACATGGCTGCATGATACAGAACATTGGGCAGGAGAAAAAGAATGA
- a CDS encoding HesB/IscA family protein, whose translation MAKTASVITLTPNAKMRIKKLLSEAPEGTVGVKLSTPKKGCSGLAYSLEYTDKADPLDERIVIDDAVLFIDNASLLYLIGSEMDWVEDDFQAAFQFKNPNATGMCGCGESFTV comes from the coding sequence ATGGCGAAGACTGCTTCTGTTATTACCCTGACCCCGAATGCTAAAATGCGGATCAAAAAACTGTTATCCGAAGCCCCTGAAGGAACGGTTGGGGTTAAACTCTCAACTCCGAAGAAAGGCTGTTCGGGCTTGGCATATTCTTTGGAATATACCGATAAAGCTGACCCGCTCGATGAACGGATTGTGATTGATGATGCGGTGTTATTTATTGATAATGCCTCGTTACTTTATTTGATCGGTTCAGAAATGGATTGGGTCGAAGATGATTTTCAGGCCGCTTTCCAATTTAAAAATCCTAATGCGACCGGCATGTGCGGTTGCGGTGAAAGCTTTACTGTCTGA
- the sufC gene encoding Fe-S cluster assembly ATPase SufC translates to MSKMLEIRNLRAEVDNKQILKGLNLEIGAGEIHAIMGPNGAGKSTLSYVLSGKPGYTVTDGSARFMGKDLLAMEPHERAAAGLFLGFQYPVEIAGVSNLHFLRAAANAQRKTRGEEELSAGEFIKIASKEAKALGINPEMLKRPVNVGFSGGEKKRNEMMQMAVLQPKLAILDETDSGLDIDALRIVSESINRVMRQPDRSVLLITHYQRLLDHVKPDFVHVLVKGQIVRSGGAELALELEREGYGELVA, encoded by the coding sequence ATGAGTAAGATGTTGGAAATTCGTAATCTTCGCGCTGAAGTCGATAACAAGCAGATTCTGAAAGGCTTGAATCTGGAAATAGGTGCCGGAGAAATTCATGCTATCATGGGGCCTAATGGGGCAGGGAAATCCACCCTTTCCTATGTTCTTTCCGGTAAGCCCGGCTATACGGTAACGGATGGCTCCGCCCGTTTTATGGGAAAAGACTTGCTGGCGATGGAACCGCATGAGCGGGCAGCCGCCGGTCTGTTTTTGGGCTTTCAATATCCGGTAGAAATTGCCGGTGTTTCCAATCTCCATTTTTTGAGAGCGGCAGCTAATGCCCAGCGGAAAACACGGGGTGAAGAGGAACTCTCCGCTGGAGAATTTATTAAAATTGCCAGCAAGGAAGCCAAAGCATTGGGCATCAATCCCGAAATGTTGAAGCGTCCTGTTAATGTCGGTTTTTCGGGCGGTGAAAAGAAACGCAACGAAATGATGCAGATGGCCGTTCTTCAGCCAAAGCTGGCTATTCTGGATGAAACCGATTCCGGTCTTGATATTGATGCCTTGCGGATTGTCAGCGAAAGCATCAATCGCGTTATGCGGCAGCCAGATCGTTCCGTCCTGTTAATTACCCATTATCAGCGTTTGTTGGATCATGTAAAACCGGATTTCGTCCATGTTTTGGTCAAAGGTCAGATTGTGCGCTCCGGCGGGGCAGAGCTGGCTTTGGAACTGGAACGCGAAGGTTATGGGGAGTTGGTAGCATGA
- a CDS encoding arginase family protein, translating to MSSINKPLRLIFPQWQGGDNPPYYLGSQLLAWLSPDPKGAVEEVPVPKPTGEPLQEENGIVGRSILIDQLSKARQLIEKHTPDSLVVLGGDCLVSLAPFSWLLEKYKDKLGILWIDSHPDVQTPKEYKNAHAHVLGELMGNGDSDFTRTVKHPVSPQKIMIAGIHDPLPYEANFISEHKIQTCSPEQVRSGAQPVLDWIKNEKIEYLAIHIDLDVLDPHNFRSVLFAKPGRGQHDFGDVAEGKLNIPDVVKLANQAASISKAVGLTIAEHLPWDALNLKNMLEELPLIGK from the coding sequence ATGAGTAGTATTAATAAACCGTTGAGACTCATTTTCCCGCAATGGCAAGGTGGTGATAATCCCCCTTACTATTTGGGTTCGCAGCTTTTGGCGTGGTTATCGCCTGATCCCAAAGGCGCGGTTGAAGAAGTGCCTGTTCCAAAACCAACAGGAGAACCGCTGCAAGAAGAAAATGGCATTGTTGGGCGGTCAATTTTAATAGATCAGCTATCAAAAGCGCGGCAGTTGATCGAAAAGCACACACCAGATTCTCTAGTTGTCTTAGGCGGTGATTGCCTTGTTTCTTTAGCACCCTTCTCATGGCTTCTTGAAAAATATAAAGATAAGTTAGGGATTCTTTGGATCGATTCACATCCAGATGTTCAAACGCCCAAGGAATATAAAAATGCGCATGCCCATGTGCTTGGGGAATTGATGGGTAATGGCGATTCTGATTTTACCAGAACGGTTAAACACCCAGTATCTCCACAAAAAATTATGATTGCGGGCATACATGACCCGCTCCCCTATGAAGCAAATTTTATTTCCGAGCATAAAATTCAAACTTGCTCTCCAGAACAGGTAAGGTCTGGCGCTCAACCCGTTTTAGACTGGATCAAGAATGAAAAAATCGAATATCTGGCCATCCATATAGACTTGGATGTATTGGATCCCCATAATTTCAGATCTGTTCTTTTTGCTAAACCGGGTCGAGGACAGCATGATTTCGGGGATGTCGCAGAAGGCAAATTAAACATACCAGATGTCGTAAAATTGGCTAATCAAGCGGCCTCTATTTCCAAGGCGGTGGGTTTAACTATTGCCGAACATCTCCCATGGGATGCGCTTAATTTAAAGAATATGCTCGAAGAACTGCCTTTAATCGGGAAATAA
- the sufB gene encoding Fe-S cluster assembly protein SufB, producing the protein MSETKNEAALEALARNDRYEWGFSSAVDQEFAPKGLNEDIVRFISAKKGEPEWMLEWRLEAYKRWLEMEMPHWAKLKLPEIDYQDAYYYAAPKAKPKIESLDEIDPEIRKTYEKLGIPIEEQKVLAGVSGAREVAVDAVFDSVSVATTFREKLQEVGVIFLSISEAIKTYPELVKRYLGRVVPVRDNYFSALNSAVFSDGTFVYIPEGVRCPMELSTYFRINAANTGQFERTLIVADKGAYVSYLEGCTAPQRDENQLHAAVVEIFVHEEAEVRYSTVQNWYPGDENGKGGIYNFVTKRALCDGARSKVSWTQVETGSAITWKYPSCILKGEESVGEFYSIALTNNYQQADTGTKMIHIGKNSRSTIISKGISAGHSDNTYRGLVKVGGAAENVRNFTRCDSLLIGDKCGAHTVPYIEVRNPSAKVEHEATTSKISDDELFYARQRGLNEDEAVALIVNGFARDVLQKLPMEFAIEAQKLLGISLEGAVG; encoded by the coding sequence ATGAGTGAGACAAAAAACGAAGCTGCATTGGAAGCGTTAGCCCGCAATGATCGTTATGAATGGGGCTTTTCTTCTGCGGTTGATCAGGAATTCGCTCCGAAAGGATTAAACGAGGATATTGTCCGTTTCATTTCGGCCAAAAAAGGCGAGCCGGAATGGATGCTGGAATGGCGATTGGAAGCCTATAAACGCTGGCTCGAAATGGAAATGCCTCATTGGGCAAAATTGAAGCTGCCTGAAATAGATTATCAGGATGCTTATTATTATGCCGCCCCCAAAGCGAAGCCCAAGATTGAATCTCTGGATGAAATTGATCCCGAGATTAGGAAAACCTATGAAAAATTAGGCATCCCGATTGAAGAACAAAAAGTTTTAGCCGGTGTTAGCGGTGCGCGTGAAGTCGCGGTTGATGCTGTCTTTGATTCTGTTTCAGTGGCAACCACTTTTCGAGAAAAATTACAGGAAGTGGGTGTTATCTTCCTGTCAATTTCTGAAGCCATCAAGACATATCCAGAATTGGTCAAGCGCTATCTTGGGCGGGTCGTGCCGGTCAGGGATAACTATTTTTCGGCTTTGAACAGTGCTGTTTTTTCAGATGGCACCTTTGTTTATATACCGGAAGGTGTCCGCTGCCCGATGGAATTATCGACTTATTTTCGTATCAATGCCGCGAATACCGGACAATTTGAGCGGACTTTGATCGTCGCTGATAAAGGCGCTTATGTCTCTTATCTCGAAGGATGCACTGCCCCCCAACGAGATGAGAATCAGCTTCATGCGGCGGTTGTCGAGATTTTTGTCCATGAGGAAGCTGAAGTCCGTTATTCGACGGTGCAGAATTGGTATCCCGGCGATGAAAATGGCAAAGGCGGTATCTATAACTTTGTGACCAAGCGGGCGTTATGTGATGGCGCAAGATCAAAAGTAAGCTGGACTCAGGTTGAAACGGGTTCGGCGATTACTTGGAAATATCCGTCCTGTATCCTCAAAGGCGAGGAATCGGTCGGGGAATTCTATTCCATTGCGCTGACCAATAATTATCAGCAGGCAGATACCGGCACCAAGATGATCCATATCGGCAAGAATAGCCGTTCTACTATCATTTCAAAGGGTATCTCGGCCGGTCACTCTGACAATACCTATCGCGGTTTGGTGAAGGTCGGCGGCGCTGCTGAAAATGTCCGTAACTTTACGCGATGTGACTCTCTTTTGATTGGCGATAAATGCGGGGCACATACCGTCCCCTATATCGAGGTAAGAAATCCCTCTGCCAAAGTCGAACATGAAGCTACGACCTCGAAAATTTCTGATGACGAGCTTTTCTATGCCAGACAGCGCGGATTGAATGAAGATGAAGCCGTGGCTTTGATCGTCAATGGTTTTGCCCGAGACGTTCTACAAAAATTACCAATGGAATTTGCGATCGAAGCCCAAAAGTTATTAGGAATCAGCCTTGAAGGTGCGGTTGGCTAA
- a CDS encoding SUF system Fe-S cluster assembly protein produces MSNITGTSEAPLETPSGENSGEASASAPRKQDYLEGFTAEKPDKEKLKAEIIETLRDIYDPEIPVNIYDLGLVYDIEIGDDNHVVIKMTLTTPNCPVAGSMPAEIELRVGQIKGVGAVEVELVWDPPWGMDRISDEAKLELGLL; encoded by the coding sequence ATGAGTAATATCACGGGAACGTCGGAAGCCCCTTTAGAAACGCCTTCGGGTGAAAATTCTGGCGAGGCCTCGGCCTCTGCCCCTCGGAAACAGGATTATCTCGAAGGCTTCACGGCTGAAAAACCGGATAAGGAAAAGCTGAAGGCTGAAATTATCGAAACCTTGAGAGATATTTATGATCCGGAAATTCCGGTTAATATTTATGATCTGGGGTTGGTTTATGACATTGAAATTGGTGATGACAATCATGTCGTTATCAAAATGACCCTGACAACGCCGAATTGTCCGGTTGCGGGGTCGATGCCTGCGGAAATTGAACTGCGCGTCGGGCAAATAAAAGGGGTCGGTGCGGTTGAAGTTGAATTGGTGTGGGATCCGCCTTGGGGCATGGATCGCATCAGCGATGAAGCCAAACTTGAATTAGGGCTGTTGTAG